From Roseibium alexandrii DFL-11, the proteins below share one genomic window:
- a CDS encoding methyl-accepting chemotaxis protein produces MPPARELLDNQRKATDAAVAEMQAAVADFDISNEKLLERVRTTSAELDQITQHRAGVDAKSVKGPDNLAFYSGKVRKLITIVNSAVQASSDNEYAQHMTPFLLLTEAIEAGGLERAIGGQLFAIVGKDGEIPSARFLAYFDRLSVETAFLKNFQQIASPQQQAMFEQTVSGPAVDQVMEWRKVLRTLPETKDGQGTEGSVWFGKATERLNMIRAASIEMLKAGEARAAQISEAANGHLMLVLGETIAVVLVTLALVAWQLRNVTQTLGRLTSSLVRIADGDIDFKMPFSDRTDAIGELAKAGEVFQENARVRGVLETEAAKERDRERMRQNQMESLIEKFRNLMASVTGDVNEKTGQMTDIAARVRDISQGASSAATEAKNASSSSSDNVQTVAAAAEEMSAAIQEILSQADRASNVIEDATGVAQQTDGNVSSLAEAVEKIGTVVEMIRAIAEQTNLLALNATIEAARAGDAGKGFAVVAAEVKELSTQTAKATEEISSQISSVQGLTSEAVESIRKISGSIEMISEVAGAITAAVGEQSIATQEISQSITMAASGQQTRSTVRRAWIRPSRQRPERPRRWITLLSQ; encoded by the coding sequence ATGCCGCCGGCACGCGAACTGCTTGACAATCAACGCAAGGCGACTGACGCCGCAGTGGCGGAAATGCAGGCCGCGGTAGCCGACTTTGATATCAGCAACGAAAAGCTTCTGGAGCGCGTTCGCACGACCAGCGCCGAGCTTGATCAGATCACCCAACACCGAGCCGGTGTCGACGCGAAGTCGGTTAAAGGTCCGGACAATCTGGCTTTTTATTCCGGCAAGGTGCGCAAGCTGATCACGATTGTGAACTCTGCGGTTCAGGCGAGCTCGGACAATGAATACGCCCAGCATATGACACCGTTTCTTTTGTTGACCGAAGCAATTGAAGCCGGCGGTCTGGAGCGGGCAATCGGTGGACAGTTGTTCGCAATCGTTGGCAAAGACGGTGAAATCCCCTCAGCGCGGTTCCTGGCATATTTTGACCGTCTGTCAGTCGAAACAGCCTTCTTGAAGAATTTCCAGCAAATCGCTTCTCCGCAACAACAGGCAATGTTTGAGCAAACTGTGTCCGGCCCAGCCGTGGACCAGGTGATGGAGTGGCGCAAGGTATTGCGCACACTGCCTGAAACAAAGGACGGGCAAGGCACTGAAGGGTCCGTCTGGTTCGGCAAAGCAACCGAGCGCCTGAACATGATCCGCGCAGCTTCGATCGAAATGTTGAAAGCCGGTGAGGCACGCGCGGCACAAATCTCCGAGGCTGCGAACGGGCACTTGATGCTGGTTCTTGGCGAAACGATCGCGGTCGTTCTGGTAACCTTGGCCCTGGTCGCGTGGCAGTTGCGCAATGTCACCCAAACGCTTGGTCGCCTGACGAGTAGTCTGGTCCGGATTGCTGATGGCGATATTGACTTCAAGATGCCGTTCAGTGACCGCACGGACGCGATTGGCGAACTGGCCAAGGCTGGTGAAGTGTTCCAGGAGAATGCGCGGGTGCGCGGTGTTCTGGAAACAGAAGCTGCCAAGGAGCGTGACCGCGAGCGCATGCGCCAGAATCAGATGGAAAGCCTTATCGAGAAGTTCCGCAATCTGATGGCCAGTGTCACTGGAGATGTGAACGAAAAAACCGGTCAGATGACCGACATAGCCGCACGCGTCCGCGATATCTCGCAAGGGGCGTCCAGCGCTGCAACCGAGGCCAAGAATGCCTCCTCCTCGTCGTCTGACAACGTTCAAACCGTGGCGGCAGCGGCCGAGGAAATGTCCGCGGCAATCCAGGAAATTCTCAGCCAGGCAGATCGGGCCAGCAACGTCATTGAAGATGCGACTGGCGTGGCCCAGCAAACAGACGGCAATGTTTCCAGCCTGGCGGAGGCGGTTGAAAAAATTGGCACCGTCGTTGAGATGATCCGCGCCATTGCCGAACAGACAAACCTCCTTGCGTTGAACGCGACCATTGAGGCCGCCCGGGCGGGAGATGCCGGTAAAGGTTTTGCGGTTGTTGCCGCTGAGGTGAAGGAACTCTCGACCCAGACCGCCAAGGCAACTGAAGAAATCTCAAGTCAGATTTCGTCGGTCCAAGGGCTGACGAGCGAAGCGGTTGAGTCCATTCGCAAGATCTCCGGTTCCATCGAGATGATCAGTGAAGTGGCCGGTGCGATCACGGCAGCGGTCGGCGAGCAAAGCATTGCAACACAGGAAATCTCGCAAAGCATCACCATGGCAGCCAGCGGACAGCAAACGCGGTCAACAGTGCGGAGAGCGTGGATCAGGCCATCCAGGCAACGGCCGGAGAGGCCGAGACGGTGGATCACATTGCTGTCGCAGTGA